The Moraxella haemolytica genome window below encodes:
- a CDS encoding DUF262 domain-containing protein — MAELTVNKKSISELFTNTHFFIPDYQRPYEWDIENCETLWNDIIDFFNNQESDDDNYFLGTIVYYPNKKQSELIDGQQRTTSLMLLLRAFYKQLEEMQEDEQVIGLKNQLAPCLWDINKISQKVDDKSKIHIVSEVITEQDNLIFRDILENGIANQNNNDNYSKNYLFFQKKCNEFAQKSPMAWKELCITIISQCIILPIECDTQDTALTIFSTLNNRGLPLSDADIFKAQLYKKSKDRKDFTDTWKELTQICKQANISIDDVFRYYMHILRARDGNAGKEIGLRRFYTENKSAQLDKVNILEILELANFWKFIFQNYKDSGVNYKFSLNSKKWLNCFRHYPNDYWRYAVSVFFMKYKDDENFESLFEQMLENLLSFLFAKFIDKPTVNAIKDNIFKACVAFEKSTNHQYQYDFELHSDLFLQRISEHSSSKITRALLILHAYLNKNQKDLIDGNFDIEHIFPTKWQDTNYNGWNKNDADTYLNNIGNKIVLETKLNIQAGNGYFGKKKEKYSQSKITVIQELANYPKDDWLKEDITQREKQIKKDLIAFFDKHKH; from the coding sequence ATGGCAGAACTCACCGTTAATAAAAAATCCATTAGTGAATTGTTTACAAATACACATTTTTTTATTCCAGATTATCAAAGACCTTATGAGTGGGATATTGAAAATTGTGAAACGCTTTGGAATGATATTATTGATTTTTTTAATAATCAAGAAAGTGATGACGATAATTATTTTTTGGGAACAATTGTCTATTATCCAAACAAAAAGCAATCTGAACTAATTGACGGTCAGCAACGAACCACATCGCTGATGTTATTATTGAGAGCATTTTATAAGCAATTAGAAGAAATGCAAGAAGATGAACAAGTTATTGGTCTTAAAAACCAATTAGCTCCTTGCCTTTGGGATATCAATAAAATTTCCCAAAAAGTAGATGACAAAAGCAAAATTCACATCGTCTCAGAAGTCATTACCGAGCAAGACAACTTAATATTTCGTGATATTTTAGAAAATGGTATCGCCAACCAAAATAACAATGACAATTATTCAAAAAATTATTTGTTTTTTCAAAAAAAGTGTAATGAGTTTGCACAAAAAAGTCCAATGGCTTGGAAAGAACTGTGCATTACCATTATTAGCCAATGTATTATTTTACCGATTGAATGCGATACCCAAGATACTGCACTCACAATTTTTTCCACATTAAATAATCGTGGTTTACCGCTATCTGATGCAGATATTTTTAAGGCTCAACTGTATAAAAAGAGCAAAGATAGAAAAGACTTTACCGATACTTGGAAAGAATTAACGCAAATTTGTAAACAAGCCAATATTAGTATTGATGATGTGTTTCGTTATTATATGCACATTTTAAGAGCAAGGGACGGTAATGCTGGAAAAGAAATTGGCTTGCGTAGATTTTATACAGAAAATAAATCCGCACAGCTTGATAAAGTTAATATTTTAGAAATTCTTGAATTAGCAAATTTTTGGAAGTTTATTTTTCAAAACTATAAAGATAGTGGTGTTAATTACAAATTTTCACTCAATTCAAAAAAATGGTTAAATTGCTTTCGTCATTACCCCAATGACTATTGGAGATATGCGGTAAGTGTTTTCTTTATGAAATATAAAGATGATGAAAATTTTGAAAGTCTTTTTGAACAGATGTTGGAAAATTTATTGTCATTTTTATTTGCAAAATTTATTGATAAGCCCACCGTCAATGCAATTAAAGATAATATTTTTAAAGCCTGTGTTGCATTTGAAAAATCAACCAATCATCAATACCAATATGATTTTGAATTACATAGTGATTTGTTTTTGCAAAGAATTAGTGAGCATTCATCATCAAAAATAACAAGAGCTTTATTGATTTTACACGCTTATTTAAATAAAAATCAAAAAGACTTAATAGATGGTAATTTTGATATTGAGCATATTTTTCCAACCAAATGGCAAGACACCAATTACAATGGTTGGAACAAAAATGATGCGGATACTTATTTGAATAATATTGGGAATAAAATTGTTCTTGAAACAAAACTAAATATCCAAGCAGGTAATGGTTATTTTGGTAAAAAGAAAGAAAAATACAGCCAATCAAAAATTACTGTTATACAAGAATTGGCAAATTATCCAAAAGATGACTGGCTAAAAGAAGATATTACCCAACGAGAAAAGCAAATCAAAAAAGACTTAATTGCTTTTTTTGATAAACATAAGCATTAA
- the gatB gene encoding Asp-tRNA(Asn)/Glu-tRNA(Gln) amidotransferase subunit GatB, translated as MTNQAPLIDGYEVVIGIEIHCQLNTATKIFSPASTEFGQEPNTQANIIDLAMPGVLPVLNADVVEKAVKFGLGVNAQIGQMNAFDRKNYFYPDLPKGYQTSQMAHPIVGQGYIDILVNAGAKDEYTKRIGITRAHLEEDAGKSVHDAVPQMTGVDLNRAGTPLIEVVSEPDIRSADEAVAYVKTIHELVTWLGISDAIMAEGSFRADINVSVHKPNTPFGTRCELKNLNSFRFIERAIKSEIERQIDVLEDGGKIIQATRLYDPQKDETRAMRTKEEANDYRYFPCPDLLPVLISDETLQAIKKAMPELPSVRKERFANELGLSAYDANVLNGSRELSDYFLEVIEKVGKNNAKIAANWIMGDLLGSLNKNELSIINSPINAERLAGLIARILDNTISGKIAKEVFNYLWESDKSADGIIDEQGLKQETNTGAIEAIIKEVLANNQAMVDEYKGGKEKAFNGLVGQVMKASRGKANPAQVNELLKKLI; from the coding sequence ATGACTAACCAAGCCCCCCTAATTGACGGCTATGAAGTTGTTATCGGCATTGAAATCCATTGCCAATTAAACACCGCCACCAAAATTTTCTCGCCCGCCAGTACCGAATTTGGGCAAGAACCCAACACACAAGCCAACATCATTGATTTGGCAATGCCCGGCGTATTGCCAGTGTTGAACGCCGATGTCGTTGAAAAGGCGGTCAAATTTGGCTTAGGGGTAAACGCCCAAATCGGACAAATGAACGCCTTTGACCGCAAAAACTACTTCTACCCAGACTTACCAAAAGGCTATCAAACTAGCCAAATGGCACACCCTATCGTAGGGCAAGGTTATATTGATATCCTTGTAAACGCAGGGGCAAAAGATGAATACACCAAACGCATTGGCATCACAAGAGCCCACCTTGAAGAAGACGCAGGTAAATCCGTACACGATGCCGTGCCACAGATGACAGGCGTGGACTTAAACCGTGCTGGTACACCACTTATTGAAGTCGTCTCCGAACCTGACATTCGCTCAGCAGACGAAGCAGTTGCCTATGTTAAAACCATTCACGAACTGGTTACATGGCTTGGCATATCAGATGCGATTATGGCAGAAGGCAGTTTCCGTGCTGACATCAATGTCTCAGTGCATAAGCCGAACACACCCTTTGGCACTCGCTGTGAATTAAAAAACCTAAACTCATTTCGCTTTATTGAACGAGCGATTAAGTCAGAAATTGAGCGTCAAATTGATGTGCTAGAAGATGGCGGAAAAATCATTCAAGCCACAAGGCTTTATGACCCTCAAAAAGACGAAACACGAGCAATGCGAACCAAAGAAGAAGCCAACGATTATCGCTACTTCCCCTGCCCTGATTTATTGCCTGTGCTGATTAGCGATGAAACATTACAAGCAATTAAAAAAGCAATGCCAGAGTTGCCAAGCGTGCGAAAAGAACGCTTTGCCAATGAGTTAGGTCTATCAGCTTATGATGCCAATGTGTTAAACGGCAGCCGAGAATTATCTGATTATTTTCTAGAAGTTATTGAAAAAGTCGGTAAGAATAATGCCAAAATTGCAGCCAACTGGATCATGGGCGATTTATTAGGCTCATTAAATAAAAACGAGCTAAGCATTATCAATTCACCCATCAATGCCGAACGCTTAGCAGGACTTATCGCCCGTATTTTGGATAATACCATCAGTGGTAAAATCGCCAAAGAAGTGTTTAATTATCTTTGGGAATCTGATAAAAGTGCCGATGGCATTATTGATGAGCAAGGGCTAAAACAAGAAACCAACACAGGGGCGATTGAAGCGATTATTAAAGAAGTTTTGGCAAATAATCAAGCAATGGTTGATGAATATAAAGGCGGAAAAGAAAAAGCCTTTAATGGACTGGTCGGACAAGTGATGAAAGCCAGTCGTGGTAAAGCCAATCCAGCACAGGTGAATGAATTGTTGAAGAAGTTGATTTAA
- the bla gene encoding class A beta-lactamase codes for MQRRHFLQKTLLALPIIFSGNLLTGCKTSLSNNHLPNDKITKNPNLLQNKLKEILPIWENKFNAKIGMTIIADSGEISSHRGDEYFPVNSTIKAFIASHILLLVDKGKLDLNEKIIIKESDLIEYSPVCKKYFNENKPISISELCEATITLSDNGSANILLDRAGGLTAFNQFLKEIGADMVLANNEPLLNRSHYGETSDTAKPIPYTRSLKALITDNILSNQSKEQLITWLINDKVADNLLRKYLPKNWRIGDKTGTGSESKNIIAVIWNENNKSYFVSLFITQPHDGKSLDFKNQKDEIMAQIGKEIYPFL; via the coding sequence ATGCAACGCCGTCATTTTTTACAAAAAACCTTATTGGCACTACCTATTATTTTTTCTGGCAATTTATTAACTGGATGCAAAACGAGTTTATCCAATAACCATTTACCTAATGACAAGATAACAAAAAATCCAAATTTATTACAAAATAAATTAAAAGAAATATTGCCAATTTGGGAAAATAAATTTAATGCCAAAATTGGTATGACGATTATTGCTGACAGTGGTGAAATATCCAGCCATCGTGGTGATGAATATTTTCCTGTTAATAGCACCATTAAAGCCTTTATCGCAAGCCATATATTATTACTTGTAGATAAAGGAAAATTGGATTTAAATGAAAAAATCATTATTAAAGAAAGCGATTTGATAGAATATTCTCCTGTCTGCAAAAAATACTTTAATGAAAATAAACCAATTTCTATTAGTGAATTGTGCGAAGCTACCATAACACTGAGTGATAATGGCTCTGCCAATATCTTGTTGGATAGAGCTGGGGGCTTGACTGCATTCAATCAATTTTTGAAAGAGATTGGGGCGGATATGGTGTTAGCAAATAATGAACCTTTACTAAATCGCTCACATTATGGTGAAACCAGTGATACCGCAAAACCAATTCCTTATACAAGAAGCCTAAAAGCATTGATTACAGACAATATCCTATCCAATCAAAGCAAAGAACAGTTGATAACTTGGCTTATCAATGATAAAGTTGCTGATAATTTATTGAGAAAATATTTACCAAAAAATTGGCGAATTGGCGACAAAACAGGCACAGGTAGTGAATCAAAAAATATCATTGCTGTGATTTGGAATGAAAATAATAAATCTTATTTTGTCAGCTTATTTATCACTCAGCCACATGATGGTAAATCCCTTGATTTTAAAAATCAAAAAGATGAAATAATGGCACAAATTGGTAAAGAAATTTATCCATTTTTATAA
- the gatA gene encoding Asp-tRNA(Asn)/Glu-tRNA(Gln) amidotransferase subunit GatA codes for MTNFHTLSVRELADGLQTKQFSSVELTQHFLDRIATHDKAINSFITVTAESALEQAKLADELRANGDTRPLLGVPMAHKDNLCTQGVLTTCGSKMLSNFVAPYSATLVENIANQGFISLGKLNMDEFAMGSDNEKSYFGAVHNPYDLDRVPGGSSGGSASAVASGFVPVATGSDTGGSIRQPASFCGVTGIKPTYGRVSRFGMVAYASSLDQAGAFGRSAVDCAYLLQAMAGFDPKDSTSVNLQVPNWVGELDKVPSDKPLSGLKVGVPQEYFGIGLNADVKAKIEDALKVYQDLGATLVDVHLTDPQITLATYYLLAPAEASSNLSRFDGVRYGYRCENPADLHDLYTRSRSEGFGAEVQRRIIMGTYALSAGYFDAYYVKAQKVRRLILNDFLKAFETCDIIATPTAPTVAYKLGENLSPAEIYMGDVYTIGVNLAGLPSLSHPVGFVGGLPVGLQLIGKHWAESELLKTAHVYQANTKFHQEMPDLVK; via the coding sequence ATGACAAACTTCCACACCCTGTCCGTCCGTGAACTTGCCGATGGTTTACAAACCAAACAATTTAGCTCGGTTGAATTAACCCAGCACTTTTTAGACCGTATCGCCACCCACGATAAGGCAATCAATAGTTTTATTACCGTAACGGCTGAATCTGCCCTAGAACAAGCCAAACTTGCCGATGAGTTAAGAGCAAATGGCGACACTCGCCCCCTATTGGGCGTACCGATGGCTCACAAAGACAACTTATGCACCCAAGGCGTTTTGACCACTTGTGGCTCAAAAATGCTGTCAAACTTTGTCGCCCCTTATAGTGCCACTTTGGTAGAAAATATTGCAAATCAAGGATTTATCAGTCTTGGCAAGCTCAACATGGACGAATTTGCCATGGGTTCGGACAATGAAAAATCCTACTTCGGAGCAGTACACAATCCCTATGACTTGGATCGAGTGCCTGGCGGTTCGTCTGGTGGCAGTGCTTCTGCGGTAGCAAGTGGCTTTGTGCCTGTTGCTACAGGCTCAGACACAGGTGGCTCAATTCGCCAGCCCGCCAGTTTCTGTGGGGTAACAGGCATCAAGCCCACTTATGGGCGAGTATCTCGCTTTGGCATGGTGGCATATGCATCAAGCCTAGATCAAGCAGGAGCGTTTGGGCGGTCAGCTGTAGATTGTGCCTATCTTTTACAGGCGATGGCAGGCTTTGACCCAAAAGACAGTACGAGTGTCAATTTACAAGTACCCAACTGGGTGGGCGAGCTTGACAAAGTACCAAGCGACAAACCACTTAGCGGACTAAAAGTGGGCGTACCGCAAGAATATTTTGGCATAGGGTTAAATGCTGATGTTAAAGCCAAAATTGAAGACGCTTTAAAAGTCTATCAAGACTTAGGGGCGACTTTGGTAGATGTGCATTTGACCGACCCACAAATTACCCTTGCCACTTATTATCTTCTTGCCCCTGCCGAAGCCAGCTCCAACCTATCTCGCTTTGACGGTGTCCGCTATGGCTATCGCTGTGAAAATCCTGCCGATTTGCACGATTTGTACACTCGTTCACGCTCGGAAGGCTTTGGGGCGGAAGTGCAACGCCGTATCATTATGGGAACTTATGCCCTAAGTGCAGGTTATTTTGATGCGTATTATGTCAAGGCTCAAAAGGTAAGACGATTGATTTTAAACGACTTTTTAAAAGCCTTTGAAACCTGCGACATCATCGCCACGCCAACCGCCCCAACGGTTGCCTATAAACTTGGCGAAAATCTCTCCCCTGCCGAAATCTATATGGGCGATGTCTATACCATTGGCGTGAATTTGGCGGGCTTACCAAGTTTGTCGCACCCTGTGGGCTTTGTTGGTGGCTTGCCTGTGGGCTTACAGCTGATTGGCAAACATTGGGCGGAAAGCGAACTTCTAAAAACCGCTCATGTGTATCAGGCGAATACCAAGTTTCATCAAGAGATGCCGGATTTGGTGAAGTGA
- the gatC gene encoding Asp-tRNA(Asn)/Glu-tRNA(Gln) amidotransferase subunit GatC, with the protein MSNTLTSTDILNVAKLSRLAIDDVKCDSYAKDIGKILSMMDVLSQVNTDDIKPLTNVHDGVQMLRPDVVDANGLGVNREANQKIAPAVQDGLYLVPQVIE; encoded by the coding sequence ATGAGCAATACCCTAACCAGTACTGATATCTTAAATGTCGCCAAACTCTCTCGCCTTGCCATTGACGATGTCAAGTGCGACAGTTACGCTAAAGATATTGGCAAAATCTTATCCATGATGGATGTACTATCACAAGTGAACACTGATGATATTAAACCCCTGACCAATGTTCATGATGGCGTGCAAATGCTACGCCCAGATGTAGTGGACGCAAACGGTCTTGGGGTCAATCGTGAAGCCAATCAAAAGATCGCCCCCGCTGTACAAGATGGGTTATATTTGGTTCCGCAGGTGATTGAATAG
- a CDS encoding Maf family protein, whose product MRVILASTSPRRQELLRVAGVDFDIMNAPIDESCYDNERATDYAMRMVHAKADRAIELMGDDEALIITADTIGVLEDGQVLTKPTDKDDAFAMWAKLSGATHEIWTAVCVSGIQGGRLTARQSMICRTQVHFVKLSNQMMVRYWQTGEPADKAGAYAIQGGAMAWVKEINGSYTNVVGLPLAQTLELMTQVVDMMKTDCAN is encoded by the coding sequence ATGCGTGTGATTTTGGCATCTACTTCGCCACGCCGTCAAGAGTTGCTAAGAGTGGCAGGTGTGGATTTTGATATCATGAATGCACCGATTGATGAATCTTGCTATGACAACGAGCGTGCGACAGATTATGCCATGCGTATGGTGCATGCCAAAGCGGATAGGGCGATTGAGCTGATGGGTGATGATGAAGCACTTATTATTACTGCAGACACCATTGGCGTGTTAGAAGATGGTCAGGTGCTGACCAAACCCACCGATAAAGACGATGCTTTTGCCATGTGGGCTAAGCTATCAGGGGCGACACATGAGATTTGGACGGCGGTGTGTGTCAGTGGTATTCAAGGTGGTCGATTGACTGCTAGGCAGAGCATGATTTGCCGTACTCAAGTCCACTTTGTGAAACTGAGCAATCAGATGATGGTGCGTTATTGGCAGACAGGCGAGCCTGCGGATAAAGCAGGAGCGTATGCCATTCAGGGCGGTGCGATGGCGTGGGTTAAGGAAATTAACGGCAGTTATACCAATGTGGTGGGGTTACCCCTTGCTCAAACGCTAGAGCTGATGACTCAGGTGGTGGATATGATGAAAACTGATTGTGCTAATTAA
- a CDS encoding Rne/Rng family ribonuclease — translation MTKEILINHLPMQTRLAVVQDGVLDEIYIENHRQLGQVGDVYLGTVVRILTGMQAVFVDIGLARTAFLHIDDVKQSAQKSNFKIEQLFYQGERILVQIIKGGVGDKGVRLTTDIALVGRYLVYRPLGVGVGLSSRIKPQKERQRLKHVLSTLITQKGVMGGVVVRTAATKMDEDGLDGDLNRLYHLWQALSDGFTKAKTHKLKHQLIHQELPLPLRHLRDSSLDDLQIWVDDEQMYHSIQDFFLQIVPSGLSQLHRYAYHKPLFDKYDVEEQIQQALKSRVDLPLGGYLVIDQTEAMTTIDVNTGSYVGKHSPQQTIYQINLEAVWAIVRQIRLRQLGGIIILDFIDMKAQHHKDAVLSTLKHELSRDKTPTHIMSVSPLGLIEMARKRTHQSLAQQLCQPCEACCGTGMVKSNETVAFEIIRKIVQTIGCSAHKPIVIDILAAPVVIDHLAVHEKSMVQHLEHTLNAQIQLKVATNYHQEQYAISHHSAIIDDF, via the coding sequence ATGACCAAAGAAATTTTAATCAATCATCTGCCCATGCAGACACGCCTTGCTGTGGTACAAGATGGCGTACTTGATGAGATATACATTGAAAATCATCGTCAGCTAGGACAAGTTGGTGATGTTTATTTGGGAACGGTGGTGCGTATTTTGACAGGTATGCAGGCGGTCTTTGTGGATATTGGTTTGGCTCGTACAGCCTTTTTGCACATTGATGATGTGAAACAGTCCGCCCAAAAATCTAACTTTAAGATAGAGCAGTTATTTTATCAGGGTGAGCGTATCTTGGTGCAGATTATCAAAGGTGGGGTGGGGGATAAAGGGGTAAGATTGACCACGGACATTGCATTGGTCGGTCGTTACTTGGTCTATCGCCCTTTGGGTGTGGGTGTTGGCTTGTCATCACGCATTAAACCACAAAAAGAACGCCAACGATTAAAGCATGTGCTATCCACCCTAATAACACAAAAAGGCGTGATGGGGGGTGTCGTTGTGCGTACGGCAGCGACCAAGATGGATGAAGATGGTCTAGATGGGGATTTAAATCGTCTGTATCATCTTTGGCAGGCACTCAGCGATGGTTTCACCAAAGCTAAAACTCACAAGCTCAAACATCAGCTCATCCATCAAGAGCTACCCTTGCCTTTACGCCATCTAAGAGACAGTTCGCTTGATGATTTGCAAATTTGGGTGGATGATGAACAGATGTATCACAGTATTCAGGATTTTTTCTTGCAAATTGTGCCATCTGGTCTATCACAGCTTCATCGGTACGCCTACCATAAGCCACTGTTTGATAAGTACGATGTAGAAGAACAAATTCAGCAGGCACTAAAGAGTAGGGTTGATTTGCCTTTAGGCGGTTATTTGGTGATTGACCAAACCGAAGCCATGACAACCATTGATGTCAATACGGGTTCATATGTGGGTAAGCATTCGCCACAACAGACCATCTATCAGATTAACTTAGAGGCGGTTTGGGCTATTGTCAGACAGATTCGTTTGCGACAGCTTGGCGGTATCATCATTCTCGATTTTATTGACATGAAAGCACAGCACCATAAAGATGCGGTATTAAGCACCCTAAAGCACGAACTAAGCCGTGATAAGACGCCAACGCATATCATGTCCGTAAGTCCATTGGGGCTGATTGAGATGGCACGCAAACGAACCCATCAGAGCCTTGCTCAGCAGCTTTGTCAGCCTTGTGAGGCGTGTTGCGGTACTGGTATGGTAAAAAGTAACGAGACGGTTGCTTTTGAGATTATTCGCAAAATTGTGCAGACGATCGGGTGTTCTGCTCACAAGCCTATTGTCATTGATATTCTTGCTGCCCCAGTGGTGATAGACCATTTAGCTGTCCATGAAAAAAGCATGGTGCAACACTTGGAGCATACGCTCAATGCACAAATACAACTAAAAGTTGCCACCAACTATCATCAAGAGCAGTACGCCATCAGCCATCATTCAGCCATCATTGATGATTTTTAA
- the rpsJ gene encoding 30S ribosomal protein S10: MANQRIRIRLKSFDHRLIDQSAQEIVDTAKRTGAQVCGPVPLPTRIERFNVLTSPHVNKDARDQYEIRTHKRMIDIVQPTDKTVDALMKLDLAAGVDVQIALG, from the coding sequence ATGGCTAACCAGAGAATCCGTATCCGACTAAAGTCTTTTGACCATCGTCTGATTGACCAGTCGGCACAAGAGATTGTCGATACTGCAAAGCGCACAGGCGCACAAGTTTGTGGCCCTGTTCCCTTGCCGACTCGTATTGAGCGGTTCAATGTATTGACATCACCACACGTCAACAAAGACGCTCGCGACCAGTATGAAATTCGCACCCACAAACGCATGATTGACATCGTACAGCCTACTGATAAAACAGTAGATGCATTGATGAAATTGGATTTGGCTGCCGGTGTTGATGTTCAAATCGCCCTAGGCTAA
- the rplC gene encoding 50S ribosomal protein L3, translated as MAIGLVGKKCGMTRIFTEAGVSIPVTVVEVDANRISQIKTVDTDGYNAIQITTGVRRDSRVTAAQKGHFAKAGVAAGRGVWEFRADESELEGREVGANILVDLFEVGQLVDITGQSKGKGFQGGVKRHNFRTQDATHGNSVSHRVLGSTGQNQTPGKVFKGKKMPGQMGNKRVTVQGLEIVSIDAEKGVLVIKGALPGANGGDVIVRPSVKA; from the coding sequence ATGGCGATTGGTTTAGTCGGTAAAAAATGCGGCATGACCCGAATCTTTACTGAAGCAGGTGTATCTATCCCTGTAACAGTAGTCGAGGTTGACGCAAACCGCATCTCTCAAATCAAAACAGTAGACACCGATGGCTATAACGCAATTCAAATCACTACTGGTGTGCGTCGTGACAGCCGTGTAACTGCTGCCCAAAAGGGACACTTCGCAAAAGCTGGCGTAGCCGCTGGTCGTGGTGTTTGGGAATTCCGTGCAGACGAGAGCGAATTAGAAGGTCGTGAAGTCGGTGCAAACATTTTGGTAGATTTATTTGAAGTTGGTCAGCTAGTTGATATTACTGGCCAGTCTAAAGGTAAAGGCTTCCAAGGTGGTGTAAAGCGTCACAACTTCCGCACTCAAGATGCAACTCACGGTAACTCTGTATCACACCGTGTACTTGGTTCTACTGGTCAAAACCAGACTCCAGGTAAAGTATTCAAAGGCAAAAAGATGCCAGGACAAATGGGTAACAAGCGTGTTACTGTACAAGGTCTTGAAATCGTGTCTATTGATGCTGAAAAAGGTGTACTGGTTATCAAAGGCGCACTTCCAGGTGCTAATGGTGGCGATGTAATCGTCCGTCCGTCAGTCAAAGCCTAG
- the rplD gene encoding 50S ribosomal protein L4, with protein MNLKTVTGAAVELSETTFGREFNEALVHQVVTAYLAGARQGTRAQKTRGEVSGGGKKPWRQKGTGRARAGSIRSPIWVGGGRAFAAKPQDWSQKVNRKMYRGAMQCILAELVRQERLVLVDNITVDAPKTKGLVAKLAELNAPRALIVTHEVDENLYLAARNIPHVNVLGTREVDPVSLVSFDKVIMTVEAAKQFEETLA; from the coding sequence GTGAATTTAAAAACTGTTACAGGTGCGGCGGTTGAACTATCAGAAACGACTTTTGGTCGTGAGTTCAATGAAGCCTTGGTACACCAAGTCGTAACTGCATACCTAGCTGGTGCTCGTCAAGGTACTCGTGCACAAAAAACTCGTGGCGAAGTTTCTGGCGGTGGTAAAAAGCCATGGCGTCAAAAAGGTACTGGCCGTGCTCGTGCTGGTTCTATCCGTAGCCCAATTTGGGTTGGTGGTGGCCGTGCATTTGCAGCAAAACCACAAGACTGGTCACAAAAAGTAAATAGAAAAATGTATCGCGGTGCAATGCAATGCATTTTGGCAGAGCTAGTACGCCAAGAGCGTTTGGTATTGGTTGACAACATCACTGTTGATGCACCAAAAACCAAAGGTTTGGTTGCAAAATTAGCAGAGCTAAATGCACCACGCGCATTGATTGTTACTCATGAAGTTGATGAGAATTTGTACTTAGCTGCTCGCAATATCCCACATGTAAATGTATTGGGTACTCGTGAGGTTGACCCTGTAAGCTTGGTTTCTTTTGATAAAGTTATCATGACTGTGGAAGCTGCCAAACAATTTGAGGAGACACTAGCATGA
- the rplW gene encoding 50S ribosomal protein L23: MSNARLYQVLKAPVFSEKSQRLGDSLGVQVFKVDSNATKRDIKQAVELMFEGVEVVKVNTLNTKGKTKRFGRIVGKRSDVKKAYVTLKSGSDVQIGAGEEVTSETATNE; the protein is encoded by the coding sequence ATGAGTAACGCAAGATTATATCAAGTGCTAAAAGCCCCTGTATTCTCTGAAAAATCTCAGCGTCTTGGCGACAGCTTGGGCGTTCAAGTTTTCAAAGTTGACAGCAATGCAACAAAACGCGACATCAAACAAGCTGTTGAGCTAATGTTTGAAGGTGTTGAGGTTGTTAAAGTAAACACCCTAAATACTAAAGGTAAAACTAAGCGTTTTGGTCGTATTGTGGGCAAACGCTCTGATGTTAAAAAAGCGTATGTAACCTTAAAGTCAGGTTCAGACGTACAAATCGGTGCTGGTGAGGAAGTCACTAGTGAAACAGCGACTAACGAATAA